Proteins encoded in a region of the Thunnus maccoyii chromosome 4, fThuMac1.1, whole genome shotgun sequence genome:
- the LOC121896048 gene encoding P2Y purinoceptor 1-like, with translation MNNTTCQRVNFDFPSRFLPPVFILVFIVGLVANGWGLKSMLYNWKKLGDINVFVLNLGLADILYLLTLPFLMVYYFMEKIWLFGDAFCKITRFCFNLNLHGSIGFLTCICVYRYLAIVHPMRARGRLTVTHSVAISVMVWLVVSVQSLPDMFYIKTSENKTECDETTNDTYVEDYLKYSFGWTLTGFCIPFLITLGCYGHVIVVLCRRNTTDEVLKRRSLKLLFILIVLFSVCYIPDHVFKNLNLWSRVLTKQGICHEWSNGVYIVHQISRGLVCLNSALNPLVYLHGNEHITAQLRQLLQRARQMFRRPPPTDSGSVPMNQIKDEV, from the coding sequence ATGAATAACACAACTTGTCAACGTGTCAACTTCGACTTTCCAAGCAGATTCCTGCCTCCTGTTTTCATCTTAGTATTCATTGTTGGTCTGGTGGCTAATGGATGGGGACTGAAGTCTATGCTGTACAACTGGAAGAAACTGGGGGAcatcaatgtttttgttctgaaccTTGGTCTTGCAGATATTTTGTATCTGCTCACACTCCCATTTCTGATGGTGTACTATTTTATGGAGAAGATTTGGCTCTTTGGAGATGCATTCTGCAAGATAACAAGATTCTGCTTCAACCTGAATTTACATGGCAGCATTGGATTCCTTacttgtatatgtgtgtacagGTACCTGGCCATTGTCCATCCAATGAGAGCGAGGGGAAGATTAACTGTCACCCACTCTGTGGCTATTTCAGTCATGGTTTGGCTGGTGGTGAGTGTCCAAAGTCTTCCAGACATGTTCTACATCAAGACATCTGAAAACAAGACTGAATGCGACGAAACCACCAATGATACATATGTTGAGGATTACCTGAAATACAGCTTTGGATGGACACTTACTGGGTTTTGTATCCCATTCCTCATCACACTGGGCTGCTATGGACATGTGATTGTTGTTCTCTGCCGCAGAAATACCACTGACGAGGTACTGAAAAGGAGAAGTTTGAAGTTGTTGTTCATCTTgattgttctcttctctgtttgttaCATCCCCGATCATGTATTCAAGAACCTCAACCTCTGGTCAAGAGTTCTGACCAAACAGGGGATATGCCATGAATGGTCTAATGGAGTCTACATTGTTCATCAGATAAGTCGTGGActtgtgtgtctgaacagtgCTCTAAACCCTCTGGTTTATCTTCATGGAAATGAACATATTACTGCTCAGCTCAGACAGCTGCTCCAGCGAGCTCGTCAGATGTTCAGACGTCCACCTCCAACAGACTCTGGTAGTGTGCCCATGaatcaaataaaagatgaagtgtaa